Sequence from the Penaeus vannamei isolate JL-2024 chromosome 25, ASM4276789v1, whole genome shotgun sequence genome:
acatacatatacatatatatatacatatatatatatatatatatatatatatatacatatatatatatatatcatatatatatattatttatatatattatctatatatatatgtatatatatatatatatatatatatatatatatatatatataatataaaagagagagagagagagacagacagagagagagagagagagagagagaaagagagagagagagagagagagagagagagagagagagagagagagagtgtgtgtgtgtgtttgtgtttgtgtttatgaatgactatatgtgtgtgtgtgagtgactatatgtgtgtgtgtgtgtgtgtgtgtgtgtgtgtgtgtgtgtgtgtgtgtgtgtgtgtgtgtgtgtgtgtgtgtgtgtgtgtgtgtgtgtgtgtgtgtgtatttgtgtgtgtgtgtgtatttgtatgtgtgtgtgtatttgtgtgtgtgtgtctttgtgtaataTATCCAGTAATTACTTTCCAAAACATATTCTACACAGTACTACCCTACTAAATCTGAAACTCATGTCATGACATGTCAAACAGAACTTACATTTAACCCTGGTTGTTCCCAGAAAAGTGGTACAGTTCCTCTAGTTTGGATATAAGACAGAACAATATCATCCATTGAGTCAATGTGAATTAGCTGTTCTGTCTCCACGAAATTGGCAACATGCCCACCATCATTCACACCACGAACCATAAacctggaaaaaaaaggaagaaaaaagaagccaTTACACAGGGCAAAACACAAGCTGTTACTACTGAGCCCATATTAAAGCACCTTATCAAATCAAATATGATGGCTTTAAAAGAAATGGAATGTGGGATAGTCATCCTCTCCAAGAAAAGCCTACATCCAAGCAGGGAGCTCAAAATCTAATTAACCATCATGGACATTAGCACTTTGACAGTAGACATACCACCTTACTTGCATTCTTCTTGAGGAACCTTACCTTAAAGGAAGGaacaaaataaatattcattCCTACCTAGTTCCAGCTCTCTCACAACTTAGCCTGGAGACCATTAAGATTTTTGGGGTGtgattattcatatatagagatgCAAACTCCACACTCCCACACATTGTCTTGATTAACCACTGGTCACAGTCAACTCCAAACCGCTTCAGGTGGAGGTGAAGCATGCGATTCCTGGGATTCAAAAAGGAGAATAACATTAATTTGTTGTTGAATATATCGTCTAActcttattttcttaatatttcatGAAAAATTTTCTTATATGCAGATGTGATCATATGAATAATTCAATCACATCAACTCCAAAGAATACCTTAAAGCTTATGTTAATAACGATTAACCCTATGGCGATGGATCAAACAGTCATATGTGTTCCAAATTGGACATTTGTTGTGTGGTCATATCCTCAGGTGGGCATTTTACCATTTTCAATATGGGTTTATGTATGGAATCTAATTTTGCCACTCAATATTCAGTGAGTTCCCTGAAGCATGGAGTTGGGTACTGCAAATATAACACAttaccctcatcccctcccatctATGATGCTTCCTCCAGTAATATGCACACTTCCTCCATCCCTTAAATGGTGTGTCCTCTGATATGTTAACCTCAGCTGGAGAGGGAGCAGCAGCATCATCAGATGCAGCAAGagcaaagaatggaagagaagatgaggtaGACCCTGGAGGATTCCACAAGCAAGGGTCCTCTGACAAGTTCTAGTTTGAATTCTACTTGGTTCATATGGCATCCTAGATCCCTGTTAACCCCCTGGATACGGGTAAAATGGTTACATAAGTAGCCAGCATCCTGGGCGTGCGGCGCATTAGCCGGGTGCGCATGaacacccatgagcggtgacaagactctgcGCCTCCTCTTAGAGAAGTTATTTTGTctaaacttttttagctttatcaccatttcctaatgtccatatttgtcttttgatttactttatccagattgtaattacttattttccttgcacagactatATATCATCTCTTTATGCAGGGGGTTAACTACCAAAGAATTTACTATTGCCATATCCTggatatagaaaaatataatattctaCCATTTGATGGTCTTCCTGGCTGCTGCCCTTTTATACATTTTAGGGCCAATCAGGCCACTCTACATGCTCAAACTTCCAAGGTACATGAACAGAAGTCAAAGTCATTTGACATGATATCAATTGGCTCAAAAAATGTCATAATGTGAGTCATGTCATGTTATATCATGTGACATGACTTCATAAGGTTGAGAAAATTGAAAAATTATAAAATCACTTTGAAAACATTCCATTACTAGGATACATCATCATGATGGATATAACCTTCACCTGCATGAAGGCTAGAGTAAAGCATGACAACTATAGCCATACCCAGTGCGATACCAAAATGAATACAACCATACCAGTCCCATTGGGTTAACAATGTCTAACAATATGTTCATGAACCTAATTTTTCAAAAGCTCATATGATAAAATAAGTTTGTAAACATTAGTAATATACTCTATTCACCAAAAGAATCTGTTGTCAGTGCGATTAGTCTTGGCTCGTCGCTGGGCACATAGGGTCAAGTCTAATGGCTCATCCCCACCTGTGCAAACACTAAAGTAGAAGCTCTCATTTCCAAGTAACTTTTTCATCTCTTTGATCCACTGCTCTTCTTCCTGTAAAAATACCAACACTTTATGAAATAAGAACTATCTTtgaatgaacatatatacaaagatgaataaataaataaataaatatatatatatatatatatatatatatatatatatatatatatataaatatataaatatatatatatatatatatatatatatatatatatatatatatatatatatatatatatatatatatatatacatatatatatatataaatatatatatatatatatatatatatacatatatatatatataaatatatatatatagatataaaaatatatatataaatatatatataaaaaaaatgatatatatatatatatataaatagaaaaaaaaaatatatatatatatatgtatatacataaacaaatatatatatatatatatatatatatatatatatatatatatatatatatatatatatatatatatatatatatatatatatatatatatatatatatatatatatatatatatatatatatatatatatatatatatatatatatatatatatatatatatatatatatatatatatatatatatatatatatatatatataaatatatatatatatatatatatatatatatatatatatatatatatatatatatatatatatatatatatatatatatatatatatatatatatatatatgtatatatatatatatttatatatttatatacatatatatatatataacatatatatatacatatatataatatatatatataaatatacatatatatatatatatatatatatatatatatatatatatatatatatatatatatatatatatatatatatatatatatgtgtgtgtgtgtgtgtgtatatatatatatatatatatatatatatatatatatatatatatatatatatatatgtatatatatatatatatatatatatatatatatatatatatatatatatatatatatatatatatatatatatatatatatatatatatatatatatatatatatatatatatatatatatatatatatatatatatatatatatatatatattatatatatatatatatatatatatatatatatatatatatatatatatatatatatatatatatatatatatatatatatatatatatatatatatttatatatatatatatataaatatatatatatatatatatatatatatatatacatatatatatatatatatatatatatatatatatatatatatatatatatttatatacatatatatatatatatatatatatatatatatatatatatatatatatatatatatatatatatatatatatatatatatatatatatatatatatatatatatatatatatatatatatatatatatatatatatatatatatatatatatgtatatatatatatatatatatatatatatatatatatatatatatatatatatatatatatatatatatatatatatatatatatatatatatatatatatgtatatatacatatatatatatatatatacatatatatatatatatatacatatacatatatacatatacatatatatatacatatatacatacatacatatatatacatatatatatatatatatatatatatatatatatatatatatacacacacacacacacacacacata
This genomic interval carries:
- the LOC113830246 gene encoding synaptojanin-1 (The sequence of the model RefSeq protein was modified relative to this genomic sequence to represent the inferred CDS: added 322 bases not found in genome assembly) gives rise to the protein MAYYAETGRGFNTRIYEHRADVRQHRISNAMEEEQWIKEMKKLLGNESFYFSVCTGGDEPLDLTLCAQRRAKTNRTDNRFFWNRMLHLHLKRFGVDCDQWLIKTMCGSVEFASLYMNNHTPKILMVSRLSCERAGTRFMVRGVNDGGHVANFVETEQLIHIDSMDDIVLSYIQTRGTVPLFWEQPGLNVGSHKVKMSREPEVSVQAFQKHTRFLRERYGRQVVLNLLGTGVTGRSQGEAALSHIFQIQHLNCPWFKDSPHIVFDFHQECKGGNIDNLAKKLQPRIQEEINDFGYF